The following coding sequences are from one Panicum hallii strain FIL2 chromosome 5, PHallii_v3.1, whole genome shotgun sequence window:
- the LOC112893943 gene encoding MAR-binding filament-like protein 1 isoform X1 has translation MGYLLLSPSPPLAFQYPCSSSSSGGAACRRRLHARRGAASVVASSASTPDGGPSPSSSSASADAYVLARRVVLLGASAVPLLRLREAAAAPTTVYGMSLSEGFIRRKGIDAPRVDREAVNCYKTLKIGRNSIICRPKEDKFDETKDVSKLDDPPSEGEKGIPKPDNTQLEGSQAETTTNEARQLESSLQSVQEQPLGNPLLGFLGTVGVAASGVLGGLYGTSLQEQKALQSIISSTESKLAENEAALSLMRENYEKRLLEQQAAQKKQSLKFQEQEASLSDQLASSKKALTSLSEEFRKEKKLAEELRDEIQRLESIIRQAGDDKDALESRLEEKQGEINSLQEKISLLSQEIDDKKKHIRELSASLSSKEVDYQKLSAFTNETKMSLELANSKIQQLEEELDRSKNALASKISLIDSLNAKLETLNSEKEEADKKINELIQEYTDLKAASETRASHASKLLSDRDDQIKQLEEKLSVALTDSSKDHETILELNKELDATKAMLESELVATETLKESIQSSEEALKDSRNEASKLSKELEEANKLNQDLVSQISELQDELNATQEGLTIKLGDAESVTKALSEELASVKEMVQKGQEELETTSNELASVAEARDNLKKELLDVYKNLESTTHELVEERKIVTTLNRELEALAKQLQVDSEARKALEADLDEATKSLDEMNNSALSLSKELESTHSRNDTLEAEKEMLSKALAEQMKITTEAQENTEDAQNLITRLQTEKESFELRSRHLEEELALAKGEILRLRRQISTNRSQTPRTSARPRAPPEANEILKEQAVNDHNQNTSGVVAGTPPSVKRTVRRRKGGAST, from the exons ATGGGTTACCTCCTcctctcgccgtcgccgccgctcgccttcCAGtacccctgctcctcctcctcctccggcggcgcggcctgccgccgccgcctccacgcgcggcggggcgcggcctcCGTCGTCGCGTCGTCCGCCTCGACGCCCGATGGCGGCCCGTCTCCTTCGTCGTCGTCCGCGTCGGCGGACGCGTACGTGCTGGCGCGGCGAGTGGTGCTCCTCGGCGCCTCCGCCGtaccgctcctccgcctccgcgaagCTGCGGCCGCGCCCACGACTG TTTATGGCATGTCATTATCCGAAGGGTTTATTAGAAGAAAGGGGATTGATGCCCCAAGGGTAGATCGTGAAGCTGTGAATTGCTACAAAACGCTCAAGATTGGACGTAATTCCATCATCTGTAGACCTAAGGAGGATAAGTTTGATG AGACAAAGGATGTCTCAAAGCTTGATGACCCTCCATCTGAAGGGGAGAAGGGTATTCCAAAGCCTGACAACACTCAACTTGAAGGATCTCAGGCTGAAACTACTACTAATGAAGCTCGTCAGCTTGAATCATCCTTACAATCTGTGCAAGAACAGCCTCTAGGGAATCCACTGCTTGGCTTTTTGGGTACAGTTGGAGTCGCTGCCTCTGGTGTTCTTGGTGGGCTGTATGGCACTTCTCTACAAGAACAAAAGGCCCTGCAATCGATCATCTCCTCT ACGGAGAGCAAATTGGCTGAAAATGAGGCAGCACTTTCTTTGATGAGGGAAAACTATGAAAAAAGGTTACTGGAGCAGCAAGCAGCGCAAAAGAAGCAATCTTTGAAGTTCCAGGAGCAGGAAGCTTCTCTTTCAGatcagttggcttcatcaaAAAAGGCTTTGACATCCCTCAGTGAAGAATTCAGAAAGGAGAAGAAACTAGCTGAGGAACTTAGGGATGAAATACAGAGATTAGAGAGTATTATCAGGCAAGCTGGGGATGATAAAGATGCGCTTGAAAGTAGATTGGAAGAAAAGCAGGGAGAGATTAATTCTTTGCAGGAAAAAATAAGTTTGCTCAGCCAAGAAATTGATGATAAAAAGAAGCACATCAGGGAACTTAGTGCATCACTTTCCTCGAAGGAAGTTGACTACCAAAAGCTGTCCGCTTTCACTAATGAAACTAAAATGAGCCTTGAGCTTGCAAATTCTAAAATACAGCAACTTGAGGAAGAGCTCGATAGAAGTAAGAATGCTCTTGCTTCTAAGATATCTTTGATTGATTCACTCAATGCTAAACTTGAAACATTGAATTCTGAAAAGGAAGAAGCTGACAAAAAAATTAACGAGTTAATACAAGAGTATACAGACCTGAAGGCTGCTTCAGAGACAAGAGCAAGTCATGCTTCCAAGCTACTATCAGATAGAGATGATCAGATAAAACAGCTTGAAGAAAAATTGTCTGTTGCTTTAACAGACTCTAGCAAAGATCATGAAACAATTCTTGAGTTGAACAAGGAGTTGGATGCCACCAAAGCAATGCTAGAGAGTGAACTTGTGGCCACAGAAACTTTAAAAGAATCGATACAATCATCTGAAGAGGCTCTAAAGGATTCCAGAAATGAGGCTTCCAAGCTTTCCAAGGAACTTGAGGAGGCAAATAAATTGAATCAGGACCTGGTGTCACAGATTTCTGAACTCCAAGATGAGTTGAATGCAACTCAAGAAGGACTGACTATTAAACTAGGAGACGCAGAATCAGTAACTAAAGCTCTCTCAGAGGAACTGGCCTCAGTAAAGGAAATGGTTCAAAAGGGACAAGAAGAACTTGAAACCACCTCTAATGAGCTGGCATCTGTTGCTGAAGCTCGTGACAACTTAAAAAAAGAATTGCTGGATGTGTACAAGAATTTGGAGTCCACCACGCATGAGCTTGTTGAGGAAAGGAAAATTGTGACAACCTTGAATAGGGAGCTCGAAGCGTTGGCGAAACAATTGCAGGTAGATTCTGAAGCACGAAAAGCACTTGAAGCAGATCTGGATGAGGCAACGAAGTCACTAGATGAGATGAACAATAGTGCATTGTCACTGTCTAAAGAACTAGAGAGCACTCATTCTAGGAATGACACTCTTGAAGCTGAGAAAGAAATGCTATCCAAGGCTCTCGCTGAACAAATGAAAATCACAACAGAAGCTCAGGAAAACACTGAAGATGCTCAGAATCTGATCACAAGGCTTCAGACAGAGAAGGAGAGCTTTGAATTGAGATCTAGACATCTTGAAGAGGAATTGGCATTAGCGAAGGGTGAGATACTGCGCCTAAGGAGGCAGATTAGTACAAACAGGTCCCAGACACCAAGAACATCTGCCAGACCAAGAGCACCACCGGAGGCTAATGAGATCCTGAAGGAGCAAGCTGTGAATGATCATAATCAGAATACCAGTGGAGTAGTTGCTGGAACTCCACCATCTGTGAAAAGGACTGTAAGGAGAAGAAAAGGTGGCGCATCAACATGA
- the LOC112893943 gene encoding MAR-binding filament-like protein 1 isoform X2: MGYLLLSPSPPLAFQYPCSSSSSGGAACRRRLHARRGAASVVASSASTPDGGPSPSSSSASADAYVLARRVVLLGASAVPLLRLREAAAAPTTETKDVSKLDDPPSEGEKGIPKPDNTQLEGSQAETTTNEARQLESSLQSVQEQPLGNPLLGFLGTVGVAASGVLGGLYGTSLQEQKALQSIISSTESKLAENEAALSLMRENYEKRLLEQQAAQKKQSLKFQEQEASLSDQLASSKKALTSLSEEFRKEKKLAEELRDEIQRLESIIRQAGDDKDALESRLEEKQGEINSLQEKISLLSQEIDDKKKHIRELSASLSSKEVDYQKLSAFTNETKMSLELANSKIQQLEEELDRSKNALASKISLIDSLNAKLETLNSEKEEADKKINELIQEYTDLKAASETRASHASKLLSDRDDQIKQLEEKLSVALTDSSKDHETILELNKELDATKAMLESELVATETLKESIQSSEEALKDSRNEASKLSKELEEANKLNQDLVSQISELQDELNATQEGLTIKLGDAESVTKALSEELASVKEMVQKGQEELETTSNELASVAEARDNLKKELLDVYKNLESTTHELVEERKIVTTLNRELEALAKQLQVDSEARKALEADLDEATKSLDEMNNSALSLSKELESTHSRNDTLEAEKEMLSKALAEQMKITTEAQENTEDAQNLITRLQTEKESFELRSRHLEEELALAKGEILRLRRQISTNRSQTPRTSARPRAPPEANEILKEQAVNDHNQNTSGVVAGTPPSVKRTVRRRKGGAST; the protein is encoded by the exons ATGGGTTACCTCCTcctctcgccgtcgccgccgctcgccttcCAGtacccctgctcctcctcctcctccggcggcgcggcctgccgccgccgcctccacgcgcggcggggcgcggcctcCGTCGTCGCGTCGTCCGCCTCGACGCCCGATGGCGGCCCGTCTCCTTCGTCGTCGTCCGCGTCGGCGGACGCGTACGTGCTGGCGCGGCGAGTGGTGCTCCTCGGCGCCTCCGCCGtaccgctcctccgcctccgcgaagCTGCGGCCGCGCCCACGACTG AGACAAAGGATGTCTCAAAGCTTGATGACCCTCCATCTGAAGGGGAGAAGGGTATTCCAAAGCCTGACAACACTCAACTTGAAGGATCTCAGGCTGAAACTACTACTAATGAAGCTCGTCAGCTTGAATCATCCTTACAATCTGTGCAAGAACAGCCTCTAGGGAATCCACTGCTTGGCTTTTTGGGTACAGTTGGAGTCGCTGCCTCTGGTGTTCTTGGTGGGCTGTATGGCACTTCTCTACAAGAACAAAAGGCCCTGCAATCGATCATCTCCTCT ACGGAGAGCAAATTGGCTGAAAATGAGGCAGCACTTTCTTTGATGAGGGAAAACTATGAAAAAAGGTTACTGGAGCAGCAAGCAGCGCAAAAGAAGCAATCTTTGAAGTTCCAGGAGCAGGAAGCTTCTCTTTCAGatcagttggcttcatcaaAAAAGGCTTTGACATCCCTCAGTGAAGAATTCAGAAAGGAGAAGAAACTAGCTGAGGAACTTAGGGATGAAATACAGAGATTAGAGAGTATTATCAGGCAAGCTGGGGATGATAAAGATGCGCTTGAAAGTAGATTGGAAGAAAAGCAGGGAGAGATTAATTCTTTGCAGGAAAAAATAAGTTTGCTCAGCCAAGAAATTGATGATAAAAAGAAGCACATCAGGGAACTTAGTGCATCACTTTCCTCGAAGGAAGTTGACTACCAAAAGCTGTCCGCTTTCACTAATGAAACTAAAATGAGCCTTGAGCTTGCAAATTCTAAAATACAGCAACTTGAGGAAGAGCTCGATAGAAGTAAGAATGCTCTTGCTTCTAAGATATCTTTGATTGATTCACTCAATGCTAAACTTGAAACATTGAATTCTGAAAAGGAAGAAGCTGACAAAAAAATTAACGAGTTAATACAAGAGTATACAGACCTGAAGGCTGCTTCAGAGACAAGAGCAAGTCATGCTTCCAAGCTACTATCAGATAGAGATGATCAGATAAAACAGCTTGAAGAAAAATTGTCTGTTGCTTTAACAGACTCTAGCAAAGATCATGAAACAATTCTTGAGTTGAACAAGGAGTTGGATGCCACCAAAGCAATGCTAGAGAGTGAACTTGTGGCCACAGAAACTTTAAAAGAATCGATACAATCATCTGAAGAGGCTCTAAAGGATTCCAGAAATGAGGCTTCCAAGCTTTCCAAGGAACTTGAGGAGGCAAATAAATTGAATCAGGACCTGGTGTCACAGATTTCTGAACTCCAAGATGAGTTGAATGCAACTCAAGAAGGACTGACTATTAAACTAGGAGACGCAGAATCAGTAACTAAAGCTCTCTCAGAGGAACTGGCCTCAGTAAAGGAAATGGTTCAAAAGGGACAAGAAGAACTTGAAACCACCTCTAATGAGCTGGCATCTGTTGCTGAAGCTCGTGACAACTTAAAAAAAGAATTGCTGGATGTGTACAAGAATTTGGAGTCCACCACGCATGAGCTTGTTGAGGAAAGGAAAATTGTGACAACCTTGAATAGGGAGCTCGAAGCGTTGGCGAAACAATTGCAGGTAGATTCTGAAGCACGAAAAGCACTTGAAGCAGATCTGGATGAGGCAACGAAGTCACTAGATGAGATGAACAATAGTGCATTGTCACTGTCTAAAGAACTAGAGAGCACTCATTCTAGGAATGACACTCTTGAAGCTGAGAAAGAAATGCTATCCAAGGCTCTCGCTGAACAAATGAAAATCACAACAGAAGCTCAGGAAAACACTGAAGATGCTCAGAATCTGATCACAAGGCTTCAGACAGAGAAGGAGAGCTTTGAATTGAGATCTAGACATCTTGAAGAGGAATTGGCATTAGCGAAGGGTGAGATACTGCGCCTAAGGAGGCAGATTAGTACAAACAGGTCCCAGACACCAAGAACATCTGCCAGACCAAGAGCACCACCGGAGGCTAATGAGATCCTGAAGGAGCAAGCTGTGAATGATCATAATCAGAATACCAGTGGAGTAGTTGCTGGAACTCCACCATCTGTGAAAAGGACTGTAAGGAGAAGAAAAGGTGGCGCATCAACATGA